The proteins below come from a single Aegilops tauschii subsp. strangulata cultivar AL8/78 chromosome 6, Aet v6.0, whole genome shotgun sequence genomic window:
- the LOC109731639 gene encoding photosystem II 10 kDa polypeptide, chloroplastic has protein sequence MAASMITSPIVAPTSVPSLSRRGSSFAVVCSGGKKIKVDKPLGLGGGLTVDIDANGRKVGKKGVYQFVDKYGANVDGYSPIYTPEEWSESGDRYAGGTTGLLIWAVTLAGLLGGGVLLVYNTSALAG, from the exons ATGGCAGCCTCCATGATCACCTCGCCGATTGTGGCGCCGACGAGCGTCCCCTCCCTCTCCCGCCGGGGTTCCTCCTTCGCCGTCGTCTGCAGCGGTGGCAAGAAGATCAAGGTCGACAAGCCCCTTG GACTTGGAGGCGGCTTGACAGTCGACATCGACGCCAACGGCAGGAAGGTGGGCAAGAAGGGCGTGTACCAGTTCGTTGACAAGTACGGCGCCAACGTCGACGGCTACAG CCCAATCTACACGCCAGAGGAATGGTCTGAATCTGGTGACCGCTACGCCGGCG GAACGACCGGGCTTCTTATCTGGGCCGTCACCCtcgccggcctcctcggcggcggcgtcctcCTCGTCTACAACACCAGCGCTCTCGCCGGCTAA